Proteins encoded together in one Telopea speciosissima isolate NSW1024214 ecotype Mountain lineage chromosome 6, Tspe_v1, whole genome shotgun sequence window:
- the LOC122665940 gene encoding uncharacterized protein At1g28695-like, with protein MDVMWLRNPFVKLSENQTDDLQISCDEFNGHPESKDNLINTGFYFVRSNNKTIALFDSWYDMKDSSPGMKEQDVLIKMMHMGMLEQLGLIVLYFSGFCRESRDFNEVTTVHANCCRRMKAKSETIMNTVGRKDELEMALARASMVKYNKTVIIAIINKAYADGGIKGKTMLELFLEGFWVGEDTRDLVDHLLLVAMDQIAFDKCKFMKLHCYKLETEGVDYGGEKLFMSQEFIKMMWRRTLFLGDVLKRGYSFIFTDMDVMWLRNPFVRLSQNQSEDLQISCDNFNGNPESKDNYINTGFYFVRSNNKTISLFDSWYAMKDNSTGIKEQDVLIKLMYMGMFEELGLRVRILDTLYFSGFCRDSSDFNEVTIVHATCCRSMNAKVIDLMATLQDWTKYKGLTNYNTSILKWSPHSACSKSWID; from the exons ATGGATGTAATGTGGCTGAGGAACCCATTCGTAAAATTAAGCGAAAACCAAACTGATGATCTCCAAATAAGTTGCGACGAGTTCAATGGCCATCCAGAATCCAAAGACAACTTAATCAACACAGGCTTCTACTTTGTTAGATCAAACAACAAGACCATTGCTCTATTTGATTCATGGTATGACATGAAAGATAGTTCTCCAGGGATGAAAGAACAAGATGTTCTAATCAAGATGATGCATATGGGTATGTTAGAACAATTGGGGTTGATAGTTCTCTATTTTAGTGGGTTTTGCAGAGAGAGTAGAGATTTTAATGAAGTCACAACAGTTCATGCGAATTGTTGTCGGCGTATGAAAGCTAAG AGTGAGACAATCATGAATACTGTTGGGCGGAAAGATGAGCTAGAGATGGCATTGGCGAGAGCTTCAATGGTGAAGTACAATAAGACAGTTATAATTGCTATAATTAACAAAGCTTATGCTGATGGGGGAATTAAGGGGAAAACGATGCTTGAACTATTCTTGGAGGGATTCTGGGTTGGAGAAGACACCCGTGATTTGGTGGATCATCTATTGCTTGTGGCCATGGATCAAATAGCTTTCGACAAGTGCAAATTTATGAAACTTCATTGCTATAAATTGGAGACGGAAGGTGTTGATTATGGAGGGGAGAAGTTGTTTATGTCTCAGGAATTTATTAAGATGATGTGGAGGAGAACTCTGTTCCTTGGTGATGTTCTCAAGCGTGGTTACAGTTTCATCTTCACT GATATGGATGTAATGTGGCTGAGGAACCCATTTGTAAGGTTAAGCCAAAACCAAAGTGAAGATCTCCAAATAAGTTGTGACAACTTCAATGGAAATCCAGAATCCAAAGACAACTACATCAACACAGGCTTCTACTTTGTTAGATCAAACAACAAGACCATTTCTCTATTTGATTCATGGTATGCCATGAAAGACAACTCTACAGGGATTAAAGAGCAAGATGTCCTAATCAAGTTGATGTATATGGGTATGTTTGAAGAATTAGGGTTGAGAGTGAGGATCTTGGATACCCTCTATTTTAGTGGATTTTGCAGAGATAGTAGTGATTTTAATGAAGTCACAATAGTCCATGCAACTTGTTGTCGTAGTATGAATGCTAAGGTGATTGATCTTATGGCTACTCTTCAAGATTGGACCAAATATAAGGGCTTAACCAATTATAACACATCAATCCTTAAATGGTCTCCTCACAGTGCTTGTTCTAAATCATGGATAGACTAA
- the LOC122664398 gene encoding uncharacterized protein At1g28695-like, producing MNNMNAPKDDLETALEEASMENKTLIIAMINKAYVEGDNPGGMTMLDLFLEAFWLGEDTIPLLDNLLLVAVDQTSFDRCNFRRLHCYKLVTDGVDFSGEGLFMSENFVKMMWARVQFLGDILRRGYSFIFTDTDVMWLRDPFKRLSMDEDVDFQLSTDIFNGDPWSQKNLVNTGFYFVRPNNKTIALFDSWYANRNSSMNEQHMLEKMKNEGVFKQLGLKVRFMDIIHFSGFCIDSRDFNAVTTVHANCCRGVRAKVTDMIIALQDWNKYRNSTNHTMTFQWSNHSACIDSWKF from the exons ATG AACAACATGAATGCTCCAAAAGATGATCTTGAAACAGCTTTGGAAGAAGCTTCAATGGAGAATAAGACTTTGATAATTGCTATGATAAACAAAGCTTATGTTGAAGGGGATAACCCTGGAGGAATGACAATGTTGGATTTGTTCTTGGAAGCTTTCTGGCTTGGAGAAGATACAATACCATTGCTCGATAACCTTCTACTTGTTGCAGTTGATCAAACGTCCTTTGACCGCTGCAATTTCCGACGGCTTCACTGTTACAAACTTGTAACAGATGGAGTTGATTTCAGTGGAGAAGGGCTCTTCATGTCTGAGAATTTTGTTAAGATGATGTGGGCAAGAGTTCAATTCCTTGGTGATATCCTCAGACGTGGTTACAGCTTCATTTTCACG GATACAGATGTAATGTGGTTGAGAGATCCTTTCAAGAGGTTGAGCATGGATGAAGATGTGGATTTCCAACTTAGCACTGATATTTTCAATGGCGACCCATGGTCACAAAAAAACCTCGTCAACACTGGTTTCTACTTCGTCAGACCAAACAACAAGACCATTGCTTTGTTTGACTCCTGGTATGCAAATAGAAACAGTTCAATGAACGAACAGCATATGCTCGAGAAAATGAAGAATGAGGGTGTGTTTAAACAGTTGGGGCTCAAAGTGAGATTCATGGACATCATCCATTTTAGTGGATTCTGCATTGACAGCAGAGATTTTAATGCTGTGACAACCGTCCATGCGAATTGTTGTCGTGGTGTAAGAGCCAAGGTGACTGATATGATCATTGCACTTCAAGATTGGAACAAGTATAGGAACTCAACTAATCACACAATGACATTTCAATGGTCCAATCACTCGGCATGCATCGACTCATGGAAATTTTGA
- the LOC122666250 gene encoding uncharacterized protein At1g28695-like → MDYSKGNIANLVVVSILFAGVFYLCIWPPPPSFFSNPFFPFQNSRCRETSSDLTTMSINCPKDKLTIALERASMGNKTVIIAIVNRAYVERENLEKTMLDLFLEGFWLGEDTQGLVDHLLVVAMDQVAYDRCNFLRLQCYRLETEGVDFGGEKFYMTQDFIKMMWKRTLFLGNVLKRGYNFIFTDTDVMWLRNPLLKLVQNEAEDLQISCDDFNGNPSSEANPINTGFYFIRSNNKTIALFELWYAMKNNSPGLKEQDVLVNMMQHGVFRELGLRVKFLETLYFSGFCQDSRDFEAVTTVHANCCRGVNAKMADLANVLQDWRKFKSSSNHTLTSRWSKHNACIHSW, encoded by the exons ATGGATTACTCAAAGGGTAACATAGCAAATTTGGTTGTAGTTTCTATTCTATTCGCTGGAGTATTCTATCTGTGCATATggcctcctcctccttccttcttctccaacccTTTCTTTCCATTCCAGAATTCCAGATGCAGAGAAACCTCATCAGACCTG ACCACCATGAGCATAAACTGtccaaaagataaactaacaaTAGCATTGGAGAGAGCTTCAATGGGGAATAAGACAGTTATAATTGCTATTGTAAACAGAGCTTAtgttgagagagagaatctGGAGAAGACAATGCTTGATCTGTTTTTAGAAGGTTTTTGGTTAGGAGAAGATACACAAGGCTTGGTGGATCATCTTCTGGTTGTGGCAATGGATCAAGTTGCTTATGATAGGTGTAACTTTTTGAGGCTTCAGTGCTACAGATTGGAAACAGAGGGTGTAGATTTTGGAGGAGAGAAGTTTTATATGACTCAAGATTTCATAAAGATGATGTGGAAGAGAACCCTTTTCCTTGGTAATGTTCTGAAGCGGGGTTACAACTTTATCTTCACG GATACAGATGTTATGTGGCTAAGGAATCCATTATTGAAATTGGTCCAAAATGAAGCTGAGGATCTCCAAATCAGTTGTGATGACTTCAATGGTAACCCAAGTTCTGAAGCCAACCCCATTAATACAGGCTTCTACTTCATTAGATCAAACAATAAAACCATTGCTCTATTTGAATTATGGTATGCTATGAAAAATAATTCTCCAGGGTTGAAAGAGCAAGATGTGCTAGTGAATATGATGCAGCATGGTGTGTTCAGAGAATTAGGGTTAAGAGTTAAGTTTTTGGAAACACTCTATTTTAGTGGATTCTGTCAAGATAGCAGAGATTTTGAAGCTGTGACTACTGTTCATGCTAACTGTTGCCGTGGTGTAAATGCTAAAATGGCTGATCTAGCTAATGTTCTTCAAGATTGGAGGAAATTTAAGAGCTCTTCTAATCACACATTGACCTCTAGGTGGTCAAAACACAATGCTTGTATCCATTCATGGTAG